CCCAACTTCACAAGAAACCCTTCGGTTGAAATGTGGTTACTTCTGGCGTTCGCTTTCCTATGGTATGTATAATATCATGAAACATGAGAGTCTTGAACCACCAAAGTAATGCGCTTGGCACCATCTGTTCGAAAGGCATCTCCTTTGAATCCAATCTGGTAGGATAAATCATGCACGCTTCCTTAGCAACAGTATCCAACAAGAACCCAGGTGAATTACTAGAGAATAAAGGTTACCTCACTCAAACCATCGGGTGAAAACCACCGCAACAATACTCCAATACGCACCACAGCAGGAATAAGCTTGAAAAGCAATGGTGTAGTCACCTACACAAGTTTTATTAGCACATTAAATTACAATAAAGTTAgatcatttaaaaaaactatTTCTATGTTAAGATTTCAATGTCTCATTGGAATAGATCGCATTCAACCATATATTAACAACACTTCTCATTTGATTCgtaatttaacaaattttccCTTTTTTAATCTTAACTTCACAAAACTACTTCGTCTGAATTACCATATCAGTTGGGAAACATACACATTAGtaattagttttttctttttttcttttattcttttttattgttCTATGAACAAACAAAATTCTGTTGAGAAAAATATAAAGAATATGCATGGAAGGCCCTCTAAAAACTCAAGCAATTAGATGTTTGGGGACTTCAGGAAAATGCAATAATAATTAGCTAACCAGGCTAAGTGCAGTTGTCCCAAGCAGCAGTATATACAATTTTCCCTGCAAATTTGTACaggaaaaaataatattaagaGAACACATgaaaacaatgaaaatatttagTCTTTTTAAGAAAGACTCACATTCAAGGCTCACACCTATATAAAATACAACAACGAAATCAACATCTCCATCACGTAAATATTCCAATATTGGTAAAACCAACTTCATTTTGTAAAGGAAGCAAACTTTCATTGATATAATGTATTAGAAGTTTTAATTAAGAGGTTATTTTTTAGTTAGTCTTTTAAAAGCTGTAATTActtttgttataattttaacGCCTTAATCACTTTCTTTCACTTTTGTACAAATACCATTGGGCAACAAATAATGAGAGAGTCTTATTATTAGATTTCTTCTAATATAATGAATAGTGGCTAATGCTCAAAATacaaagataataataaaacaaaaaggcACCTTTACCAAAATACAAAAGACCATGAAGGAAAAACAAAttccaatttttaaaaattacttgAATAGAGATTCCAATCAATGAGTTAAATATGATCTCACCTCTCTCTACTTCTCTCAACAAATGTAATATGACTTTAACATGTTTAGCAACCATGCCATCAAAGATTGAAGAGAATAGTGATATGATGCGTTTCACTCTAGTTTTTATGCTTACCTTTACCAACTCATTTAGCTGGTCCATGTGTTAAAACCAATATAAGTTGCTACTTGCCATCGCTACTGGCTACCAAGCTTAGACTTTTCCTATTAAAATATTCCGTTGTACCAGATAAATTAATTCATACTCTCAAAATTGCTGTTGTTTGAAGAAAGTCAGGTCAATTCTTATATATAGCCTAAGAGCAAGGTCACAAGCCCATTCGCTGAGCCTGCTCTATTCGGACCAGTCTCTCATAGATACTTATGAACCTAATTATCGATAGAGCATGCTCTACATCGTTCCCCACCCAAAGAAGCACCACCATCCACTACAGTTTACTGTCCAGCACCCCAAGGGAACTCCAGTTCCCATAGTTGATACAACCATGTTAAGGCACCAGTGGATTACATCCCTTCCCTTACAAGAAATAGTACAAGACCAACTCTAAGGAGAAGCACCCCTTATACACCATTTACAACTTGTCTCATTTGCTCACATAAGAAGATGGAGGGacttttcattattttaaaaaaacattatgaggcttttcctttattattaactaaaaaataaaatttactaaaattaaatgcaaaattcttttttttttttcatactcCCACTCGACTATTGCACTTTATTGTGCTTGAACTATAAAAAACAACACAAACAAATTATAAACCTCAATCAAAGACAAGCTTACAATTCAAGCACCAACCTCGACAAGATGAAGATTAGAAGCACGGCTTAGAAGGACAAAGGCAAATTCTCCAATTTGTGCAAGTGACATCCCAACCTATGAGATGAAACTATGTAAGGCCTCTTTCAATTAcctgaataaaaaaagaagtcaTTTCATTGTGAAGTTTCATCTCACCAGAAGTGAAGTCTTGTTGTTGTATCCAAATCCCTTGACAACAGTAGTAACCACTACAGTCTTTATAATGATTACCAATATTACAGCCGCAAGTAAAATATCAATGTGGTTCCATAGGAAATGAACATGAATTAGCATCCCAATGCTGGCAAGAAAAAGAGCAGCAAAGAAGTTCCGAATGGGCTCAACCTATATTAATCAAGCCAATCAGTAGAAGGTATTAAAATTTCCATGCCAGCTAAAACAGATTCGGGGAAGTAAAATGgcaatattaaataaatagtaTGGTACTTGCTATAGACCCTAGCAGTATCTGAAGCTGATGAGAAAAATATCAATCTTATAAataaatgttttgaaaaatGTTGTCAACGTTTTGTTCCATGACAAAAAGTTCTGTTACTtcccaaaattattttttagaaattcATTGCATCTGGAACATGAGATTCATCATCGAGCTTGATGCCCAACCCAAAAGTTATATATTTCAAGCTATATCATAAGTTCTATGCTGCAGGACTTTATTATAACTGGATCGTGAGATTTATCTACAAGCTTGAAGCCCAACCCCCAAAGGATCATAAGTTTTATGCTGCAGGTTCTTATTACATCTGGAACGAATGTTTATCATAAAGCTTGAAGTTCAACCCCACCCCCAAGAAAAAGAAGCTAAAAATtgtcatttcctatcagaaaaAACATATATTTCTATAATCATCAAGCTACAATATTTCTAGACCCATTTCCATGTCAAACACATTAGTTGCATGGAAGGGATAGCGCTCTTGTGGTATAGAAACACGCAAGtaaaactcaaaaaaaaaaaaaaaagaaggaaaaggaaaaggtaCTTGGTAGTAACTATAAAAGGGAACAGTGTTCAGGCTTTtaaacaaacataaaaaattcATATTGACCTGTTCAAGTGTATGCTGAGCAAGATCAGTAGTTGAAATCATCACACCGGCCGCAAAAGAACCCAATTCAAGGCTTAAGCCAAGTTTATCACTGCACTGTATAGGGGGTTATATAAATAAATTCAGTAGTCAGTAATGCAGTCATTTACACTAAACCAAGTATTGGTATGTGCCAGATGTTACAGATAGACAATTCTCAATGGCAGCAACTTTATTCTGAACTTTAATCCCTTATTCACTTTAATAtaataagaataaaataaaataaaaggataATGCAACTAATAAGGACCATTTTCCAAGTCCAACTTTTCATAATACAATATGTATTTGAAGAGGGAAAATCCACAACTAGAAAACTGAAGCTTTACCATATCGGTATCTACCAAATGATACTAAATCCTGTATTGTTTCTAGAATTAAACATTAGGAAGTGGAACTAACCCAAGCAACAAGCAAGCAGAATGCAACAGCTGCCAATTGATATAGTTCATTAGTCTGCGTGGAAAAGATTTTGATCAGAACATGAAGCAATAGTTGTAGCAGCGAACAAAAATGTTGCCCTTACCTGAGATGACAGGCTAACCATAAGCTTAAGGAACCTCGGAACACATGTACGAGAAAATATTGTCAAAATAATCAAAAATGCAATCAAGACCACCAACctggaaaagaaagaaaatggctGGGAAGTATTAGTTTCAGTTGAATAATTTGAAATGCAATTTTTCCCAGTTGGCTATCAAACAAGTAAAAACCTCGAACGAAAAGGGTATCCTGAATTAGTAGACCATACACCAACTGTGCTATGTTTTCAGAATTAAGTGCCAGTATGCTGGATAAGAATTTTTTTGTCACACTATATACTTGACTAATTTAACCAAGAATGAAGAACCTCATGAATAAAATTCTCATACACATATACAGACAGCGTCGATTCTTACGACTTAGTCATGGACAGAACTCCTTGAAGAACACCAGAAGTACCACCAAGAATTGGAAGCAGAGCAAACAGCAAGCCTACGGCACAATCCTGGTGGTGCATAGAAAACCaaaaaaatatctatatcatCATCATGAAGCTAGTTAGCTATTGGAATTTAttaaaaacacacacacacaccccTAGACCAAAACTTCTAATACAGCCAAAAATCTTTTTGGATGCCATGTAATCCCCATTACTGATTAGTAATATgacttttataaaaaaaatcagaaacaaaaattttattgatataataAAAAGAGACTACTGCTCCAGAATACAAGATCTCCTAATTAGTAATATGATGAAGTATTCAAAGAGGAATTTAGTCATATACCTGAAGAATAAGAGTACCAATGGTCACCTGACCATGAATGGCATTGACGCTATTTCGCTCCATTAAAAATTTCAAGACCTATAACAGATAATATTGTGGAAGTACCAAAATTTAACACAGACAAACCATGAAGGCCTTATTAATGCTGACAAAAGAGCACTTAATTCTATTTCTAAACAAAATCTATACATACATAAATATATACTTGCTTCCCAACGGTCTGTGCCCAGACAATAATTTTTTGAAACCGAAACATCACTTTTCATCGATGAAATGAATAGAGGCTACTCCCTATTATTTGGGTACTTTTATTTTAATGgtaacaattaataaaataatgtcAAGCTTGAGTATTAATATGTTAATAGAAGTATGATTGCAGGTCAGATACGTTATAGGGTTGAATAATAAGAAAAGGGGACTTAAgttagaagagaaaaataacAAAGAGCAAAAAAGGTCTTCTTATCTATATTCCCACACAAAAAAAAGCTTGTTCTcagatataacaaaatgaatcaaaatatttacaaatatagcaaaattttagaatctATCAATGGTAAATACTGATAGACACCTCCATCATTGATAGTttctgaa
The sequence above is drawn from the Cucumis melo cultivar AY chromosome 2, USDA_Cmelo_AY_1.0, whole genome shotgun sequence genome and encodes:
- the LOC103492311 gene encoding K(+) efflux antiporter 4 isoform X2; this encodes MRLSLSTILVLFLFFHLLLCFATFPSLSISLITVTKSELVPGEINATADSNSSRSANDDHSFANIIDRALEREFTENEQTDEVADPGSFNNSVAEKQFWKLLLELSQRRMKRKRRNNENRAEDMPTLIDRKDNVFIISNPKSKYPVLQLDLRLISDLVVVIVSATCGGIAFACAGQPVFTGYLLAGSLIGPGGLSFVSEMVQVETVAQFGVIFLLFALGLEFSTTKLRVVRAVAVLGGLLQIFLFMCLCGITASLCGGKSSEGVFVGAFLSMSSTAVVLKFLMERNSVNAIHGQVTIGTLILQDCAVGLLFALLPILGGTSGVLQGVLSMTKSLVVLIAFLIILTIFSRTCVPRFLKLMVSLSSQTNELYQLAAVAFCLLVAWCSDKLGLSLELGSFAAGVMISTTDLAQHTLEQVEPIRNFFAALFLASIGMLIHVHFLWNHIDILLAAVILVIIIKTVVVTTVVKGFGYNNKTSLLVGMSLAQIGEFAFVLLSRASNLHLVEGKLYILLLGTTALSLVTTPLLFKLIPAVVRIGVLLRWFSPDGLSEIGFKGDAFRTDGAKRITLVVQDSHVS
- the LOC103492311 gene encoding K(+) efflux antiporter 4 isoform X1, with the translated sequence MRLSLSTILVLFLFFHLLLCFATFPSLSISLITVTKSELVPGEINATADSNSSRSANDDHSFANIIDRALEREFTENEQTDEVADPGSFNNSVAEKQAVLETVARVKSKKNETKEEKSFQFHDVFHLDNENRAEDMPTLIDRKDNVFIISNPKSKYPVLQLDLRLISDLVVVIVSATCGGIAFACAGQPVFTGYLLAGSLIGPGGLSFVSEMVQVETVAQFGVIFLLFALGLEFSTTKLRVVRAVAVLGGLLQIFLFMCLCGITASLCGGKSSEGVFVGAFLSMSSTAVVLKFLMERNSVNAIHGQVTIGTLILQDCAVGLLFALLPILGGTSGVLQGVLSMTKSLVVLIAFLIILTIFSRTCVPRFLKLMVSLSSQTNELYQLAAVAFCLLVAWCSDKLGLSLELGSFAAGVMISTTDLAQHTLEQVEPIRNFFAALFLASIGMLIHVHFLWNHIDILLAAVILVIIIKTVVVTTVVKGFGYNNKTSLLVGMSLAQIGEFAFVLLSRASNLHLVEGKLYILLLGTTALSLVTTPLLFKLIPAVVRIGVLLRWFSPDGLSEIGFKGDAFRTDGAKRITLVVQDSHVS
- the LOC103492311 gene encoding K(+) efflux antiporter 4 isoform X3 — translated: MSRLMKSRILAASTIALLRSRQFWKLLLELSQRRMKRKRRNNENRAEDMPTLIDRKDNVFIISNPKSKYPVLQLDLRLISDLVVVIVSATCGGIAFACAGQPVFTGYLLAGSLIGPGGLSFVSEMVQVETVAQFGVIFLLFALGLEFSTTKLRVVRAVAVLGGLLQIFLFMCLCGITASLCGGKSSEGVFVGAFLSMSSTAVVLKFLMERNSVNAIHGQVTIGTLILQDCAVGLLFALLPILGGTSGVLQGVLSMTKSLVVLIAFLIILTIFSRTCVPRFLKLMVSLSSQTNELYQLAAVAFCLLVAWCSDKLGLSLELGSFAAGVMISTTDLAQHTLEQVEPIRNFFAALFLASIGMLIHVHFLWNHIDILLAAVILVIIIKTVVVTTVVKGFGYNNKTSLLVGMSLAQIGEFAFVLLSRASNLHLVEGKLYILLLGTTALSLVTTPLLFKLIPAVVRIGVLLRWFSPDGLSEIGFKGDAFRTDGAKRITLVVQDSHVS